One part of the Meleagris gallopavo isolate NT-WF06-2002-E0010 breed Aviagen turkey brand Nicholas breeding stock chromosome 20, Turkey_5.1, whole genome shotgun sequence genome encodes these proteins:
- the MIF4GD gene encoding MIF4G domain-containing protein, producing the protein MGETGKEEYKIQSFDIETQKLLKTALKDPSNVDLDKVANVIVDQSLKDSVFSKEAGRICYTIIQAESKQVGQSIFRRSLLNRLQQEYKDREDLRNRSLQAWICYVTFICNIFDYLKVNNMPMMALVNPVYDCLFRLAQHDSLQKEEEVDCLVLQLHRIGEQLEKMNSQRMDELFSLLRDGFLLQEGLSSLSQLLLLEIIEFRAADWKMTDAAQKYYYSEVTD; encoded by the exons ATGGGGGAAACGGGCAAAGAAGAGTATAAAATACAGTCGTTTGACATTGAGACTCAGAAGCTGCTGAAAACAGCACTCAAAG ACCCCAGCAATGTGGACCTGGACAAAGTGGCCAATGTTATAGTTGACCAGTCCCTCAAAGACTCTGTGTTCAGCAAGGAGGCAGGGCGCATCTGCTACACCATCATCCAG GCAGAGAGCAAACAGGTCGGCCAGAGCATCTTCCGGAGGAGCCTGCTGAACCGGCTGCAGCAGGAGTACAAGGACAGAGAGGATTTGCGCAACCGGTCACTGCAGGCATGGATCTGCTACGTCACATTCATCTGCAACATCTTTGACTACCTGAAG GTGAACAACATGCCCATGATGGCTTTGGTGAACCCTGTTTACGACTGTCTGTTCCGACTAGCACAGCATGATAGCCtacagaaggaggaagag gTGGACTGCTTGGTCCTACAGCTCCACCGCATTGGTGAACAGCTAGAGAAGATGAACTCCCAGCGAATGGATGAGCTCTTCTCGCTCCTTCGAGATGGCTTCCTTTTACAGGAGGGGCTCAGCTCCCTGTCACAGCTCTTGTTGctggagatcattgagttccGGGCTGCTGACTGGAAGATGACGGATGCTGCCCAGAAATATTATTATAGCGAAGTGACAGATTAA
- the MRPS7 gene encoding 28S ribosomal protein S7, mitochondrial, with protein sequence MKVEAPHIYLGFPSCVLMAVLLPSESYQVLIYNLPSYLVLCRLAQVRWSRYNPSFLEPEVNKELYQKPFNELSEEEKEKQELKAVRPIKAAPPSISSSVFSDPMISKFTNMMMKDGNKVLARSLMAQTLENIKRKQLEKYHRAPDDEKETVECNPYVIFHQALKNCQPIIGLSNITRGGKTYQVPVPLKDNRKRFLAMKWLITECRENKHRRTLMPEKLSEELIQAFNNEGPIIKKKHVLHKMAEANRAYAHFRWW encoded by the exons ATGAAGGTGGAGGCACCTCACATCTACTTGGGATTTCCGAGCTGTGTTCTCATGGCTGTCCTGCTCCCATCTGAGTCATACCAGGTGTTGATTTACAACCTTCCTTCTTATCTTGTTCTTTGCAGGTTGGCACAGGTGAGATGGAGTCGCTACAACCCCAGCTTCCTAGAGCCAGAAGTGAACAAAGAACTGTATCAGAAACCTTTTAATGAGCTgtctgaagaggaaaaggaaaagcaagagcTTAAGGCTGTTCGTCCCATAAAAGCAGCTCCTCCCAGTATCTCCAGCTCCGTTTTCAGCGACCCTATGATCAG TAAATTCACCAATATGATGatgaaagatggaaataaagtGCTGGCCAGAAGCCTTATGGCTCAG ACTTTAGAGAACATTAAGAGGAAGCAACTGGAAAAGTACCACAGAGCTCCAGATGATGAGAAGGAGACAGTTGAATGCAACCCTTATGTCATTTTCCACCAGGCTTTGAAAAACTGCCAGCCTATCATTGGACTCAGCAACATCACGAGAGGTGGCAAAACCTACCAG GTCCCGGTGCCTTTGAAGGACAACCGGAAGCGCTTCTTGGCCATGAAGTGGTTAATCACGGAGTGCAGGGAGAACAAGCACCGCCGGACGCTGATGCCTGAGAAGCTCTCCGAGGAGCTGATCCAGGCCTTCAACAACGAAGGACCCATCATCAAGAAAAAGCATGTGCTGCACAAGATGGCAGAGGCCAACCGGGCTTATGCCCACTTCCGCTGGTGGTAG
- the SLC25A19 gene encoding mitochondrial thiamine pyrophosphate carrier isoform X2 encodes MVGYDPEAKCVSTVEAAAAGSASGFVTRVLISPLDVIKIRFQAARRIFQEEGMLAFWKGHVPAQLLSVGYGAVQFMAFESLTKLVHNVTSYNARNSFVHFICGGLSACTATVAVQPVDTLRTRFAAQGEPKIYQNLHHAVVTMYQTEGPRTFYRGLTPTIIAVFPYAGFQFSFYNILQQFSERMISDEGKEGGNVKNLVCGSCAGIISKTLTYPFDLIKKRLQVGGFEHARAAFGQVRIYRGLLDCIRQIMREEGPGGFFKGLSPSLLKAAVSTGLIFFTYELFCSLLCALKNADSPKRKGG; translated from the exons ATGGTCGGCTATGACCCAGAGGCAAAGTGCGTCTCCACGgtggaagcagctgcagcaggatcCGCATCGGGCTTCGTCACTCGGGTCCTGATCAGCCCTTTGGACGTCATCAAGATCCGCTTTCAG GCTGCACGGCGCATATTCCAGGAGGAGGGGATGCTAGCCTTCTGGAAGGGTCACGTTCCTGCACAGCTCCTTTCAGTTGGCTATGGAGCTGTTCAG TTCATGGCATTTGAAAGCTTGACCAAACTGGTGCACAACGTCACCTCATACAATGCCCGCAATTCCTTTGTGCACTTCATCTGTGGTGGACTATCAGCTTGCACAGCCACTGTTGCAGTTCAGCCTGTTGACACACTACGTACTCGTTTTGCTGCTCAGGGTGAACCTAAG ATCTATCAGAACCTTCACCATGCAGTGGTGACCATGTACCAGACGGAAGGGCCTCGGACTTTCTATAGAGGTCTGACCCCTACAATCATTGCTGTCTTCCCATATGCTGGTTTCCAGTTCTCCTTCTACAATATTCTGCAACAATTTTCAGAACGGATGATTTcagatgaaggaaaagaaggag gcAATGTTAAAAACCTTGTTTgtggcagctgtgctggaatCATCAGTAAAACTCTCACTTACCCTTTCGACCTGATCAAAAAACGACTGCAAGTGGGTGGCTTTGAGCATGCCCGAGCAGCCTTTGGGCAG GTGCGGATATATAGGGGTCTACTGGACTGCATAAGGCAGATCATGCGAGAGGAGGGCCCAGGTGGATTCTTTAAGGGCCTTTCACCCAGCTTGCTGAAGGCTGCTGTCTCTACTGGTCTCATCTTCTTTACTTATGAGCtgttctgcagcctgctgtgtGCCCTGAAGAATGCTGACAGCCCTAAGAGGAAGGGAGGCTGA
- the SLC25A19 gene encoding mitochondrial thiamine pyrophosphate carrier isoform X1: protein MVGYDPEAKCVSTVEAAAAGSASGFVTRVLISPLDVIKIRFQLQIERLSFKTPGAKYHGILQAARRIFQEEGMLAFWKGHVPAQLLSVGYGAVQFMAFESLTKLVHNVTSYNARNSFVHFICGGLSACTATVAVQPVDTLRTRFAAQGEPKIYQNLHHAVVTMYQTEGPRTFYRGLTPTIIAVFPYAGFQFSFYNILQQFSERMISDEGKEGGNVKNLVCGSCAGIISKTLTYPFDLIKKRLQVGGFEHARAAFGQVRIYRGLLDCIRQIMREEGPGGFFKGLSPSLLKAAVSTGLIFFTYELFCSLLCALKNADSPKRKGG, encoded by the exons ATGGTCGGCTATGACCCAGAGGCAAAGTGCGTCTCCACGgtggaagcagctgcagcaggatcCGCATCGGGCTTCGTCACTCGGGTCCTGATCAGCCCTTTGGACGTCATCAAGATCCGCTTTCAG cTTCAAATTGAGCGGCTCTCCTTCAAAACTCCAGGCGCTAAATATCATGGCATCTTGCAGGCTGCACGGCGCATATTCCAGGAGGAGGGGATGCTAGCCTTCTGGAAGGGTCACGTTCCTGCACAGCTCCTTTCAGTTGGCTATGGAGCTGTTCAG TTCATGGCATTTGAAAGCTTGACCAAACTGGTGCACAACGTCACCTCATACAATGCCCGCAATTCCTTTGTGCACTTCATCTGTGGTGGACTATCAGCTTGCACAGCCACTGTTGCAGTTCAGCCTGTTGACACACTACGTACTCGTTTTGCTGCTCAGGGTGAACCTAAG ATCTATCAGAACCTTCACCATGCAGTGGTGACCATGTACCAGACGGAAGGGCCTCGGACTTTCTATAGAGGTCTGACCCCTACAATCATTGCTGTCTTCCCATATGCTGGTTTCCAGTTCTCCTTCTACAATATTCTGCAACAATTTTCAGAACGGATGATTTcagatgaaggaaaagaaggag gcAATGTTAAAAACCTTGTTTgtggcagctgtgctggaatCATCAGTAAAACTCTCACTTACCCTTTCGACCTGATCAAAAAACGACTGCAAGTGGGTGGCTTTGAGCATGCCCGAGCAGCCTTTGGGCAG GTGCGGATATATAGGGGTCTACTGGACTGCATAAGGCAGATCATGCGAGAGGAGGGCCCAGGTGGATTCTTTAAGGGCCTTTCACCCAGCTTGCTGAAGGCTGCTGTCTCTACTGGTCTCATCTTCTTTACTTATGAGCtgttctgcagcctgctgtgtGCCCTGAAGAATGCTGACAGCCCTAAGAGGAAGGGAGGCTGA